In Terriglobia bacterium, the genomic stretch CCCGCCGTCGCGCCGCTGCCTTCGACCGTGGTCGATCTTCTTTTCGGTGAGATGGGGAGGTCGCTGCTCCTCGAAGGGCAGCGGGTGCGGCCGCGGAGGCTCCTCGACGCGGGATTCCGCTTCCGGCATCCCGACCTCGAGGGGGCGCTCCGCTTCGAGCTGGGGCGGCTCGAACGTCCGCCGGACGGGGTCGAGTTCAGCTCCTGATCGGTAACCCGAGGGGCACGGAGGGCGCTCGATGGACTATGTCGGACTGGGCCGCACCGGCCTGAAGGTCTCCCGGCTCTGCCTCGGCACCATGACCTACGGCTCGCGTTCCTGGCGGAAGTGGGTGCTCGAGGAGGAGGAGAGCCGGCCGTTCTTCCGCCGCGCCGTGGAGCTCGGGATCAATTTCTTCGATACCGCGGACATGTACTCGCTCGGCGTGAGCGAGGAGATCGTGGGTCGGGCGCTCCGGGATCTCGGGCCGCGGGAGGCCCACGTCGTCGCGACCAAGGTGTTCTTCCCCTCGGGGCCCGGACCGAACGACGGCGGGCTGTCGCGCAAGCACGTGCTGGCCGCGATCGACGTGTCGCTTCGCCGGCTCGGGATGGACTACGTCGACCTGTACGTCATTCACCGGTGGGACCCGACGTGCCCGATCGAGGAGACCCTGGAGGCGCTCCACGACGTGGTCCGCGCGGGAAAGGCGCGCTATCTCGGGGCCTCGAGCATGTTCGCTTGGCAGCTCGCGAAGGCGCAGCACGCGGCGGACGACGGCGGATTCACCCGCTTCGTCTCCATGCAGAACCACTACAACCTGGTCTACCGGGAGGAAGAGCGCGAGATGATCCCGCTGTGCCTCGACCAGGGTCTCGCGCTCACGCCCTGGAGCCCGCTGGCGCGCGGCTTCCTCTCGGGGAACCGGCGCGTCGCGGAAGGCGCCAAGGGCGGCGACACGATCCGGGCGGGCTCCGACGACTTCGCGCACGGGCTCTACTACTCGCCGGGCGACTTCCGGATCGTCGAGCGCGCGAGGGCCCTGGCGGATCGCCGGGGGGCGACGCCGGCCCGGATCG encodes the following:
- a CDS encoding aldo/keto reductase, whose product is MDYVGLGRTGLKVSRLCLGTMTYGSRSWRKWVLEEEESRPFFRRAVELGINFFDTADMYSLGVSEEIVGRALRDLGPREAHVVATKVFFPSGPGPNDGGLSRKHVLAAIDVSLRRLGMDYVDLYVIHRWDPTCPIEETLEALHDVVRAGKARYLGASSMFAWQLAKAQHAADDGGFTRFVSMQNHYNLVYREEEREMIPLCLDQGLALTPWSPLARGFLSGNRRVAEGAKGGDTIRAGSDDFAHGLYYSPGDFRIVERARALADRRGATPARIALAWLLRKPGVAAPIVGVTRLEQLDDLAAALDLELDDEEMRQLEETYEPHRILGHS